One Tunturibacter gelidoferens genomic region harbors:
- the fdhF gene encoding formate dehydrogenase subunit alpha has product MDLTNVVKAGPPGKQPEVELSLDGTAVAASEGELLVEAILRHKEIPHICYHSPLMGPIQTCDTCLVEVDGQLVRSCGTKVGAHMKVMTESKRAKDARSEAFDVILGNHMLYCTVCDNNNENCRVHNTALALNVQHQEHPFTPKPYEVDMSNPFYRYDPSQCILCGQCVQACQTVQVNETLSIGWELEHPRVLWDGGMQIGGSSCVSCGHCITVCPCNALMEKSMLSEAGFLSGMPKESLNKMIDVVKAIEPEMGYGAIMQVSQTEAKMREERIKKTKTVCTYCGVGCSYDVWTKDRKILKIAPLHGDANQISTCVKGKFGWDYVNHKDRLQKPLIREGRGFREASWEEALSLVATKLGTIKQQYGPDSIAIIASSKTTNEEVYVMQKFARAVLGTNNVDNCSRYCQSPATTGLFRTVGYGGDSGGIENIARSGLVLIVGSQTADSHPVLATRVKRAHKLHGQRLIVADPREHEMTQRADIHFRPRPGTDLVWISAMSRYMLDNGHAKLDFLDNWVNGLDEFRKSLEPFTMEYAAKTCDVPLETLERVAKELAAARSIAILWAMGITQHTRASDGSTALSNLLLITGNYMRDEGGAYPLRGHNNVQGAGDIGAAPDVYPGYQSVTDPEIRKKFEEGWGVALAPERGMDNHEMVDAMHEGKLRAMYLAGEDMISADSNANHVAGAFEKLDFFVVQDIFFSETCRYADVILPGAPALEKEGTFSSTERRIQRLYQALPELGDSRADWKITQDIANRMGANWNYQHPSEIMAEMASLTPLYEGVSYDRLEGYKTLQWPVAPDGTDQPVLYLNGFPFPDNKARLYPLEFHEPEEAPDRDFDLFLNNGRLLEHFHEGNMTYRVSGIQEETPERYLEISEELAHERDIESGRWVRVTSRHGSLVIKALVTNRVFGKQVYLPHLSQEGPINILTGSHADVATNTPAFKETAVRIKLLPEQGSNPLKPLNPRFSGKPTPQTGVEVERKWRRKDYYMPGTEKLVQIQPRKGGSSYDGRC; this is encoded by the coding sequence ATGGATCTGACAAACGTAGTCAAAGCCGGCCCGCCTGGTAAGCAGCCAGAGGTCGAGCTCTCTCTTGATGGAACGGCCGTCGCTGCAAGCGAAGGTGAGCTTCTGGTCGAGGCGATCCTCAGGCACAAAGAAATTCCTCATATCTGCTATCACTCGCCCCTCATGGGACCCATTCAGACCTGCGACACCTGCCTCGTTGAGGTAGATGGGCAGCTCGTCCGCTCATGCGGGACCAAAGTAGGTGCGCACATGAAGGTGATGACCGAGTCGAAGCGCGCGAAGGATGCCCGCTCGGAAGCCTTCGATGTGATCCTCGGCAATCACATGCTCTATTGCACCGTCTGCGACAACAACAACGAAAATTGCAGGGTGCACAATACCGCGCTTGCCCTCAATGTCCAGCATCAGGAGCATCCCTTCACGCCCAAGCCGTATGAAGTGGACATGTCCAATCCGTTCTATCGCTATGATCCCAGTCAGTGCATTCTATGCGGCCAATGCGTTCAGGCGTGCCAGACTGTCCAGGTCAATGAGACCCTCTCGATCGGTTGGGAGCTGGAGCATCCGCGCGTTCTCTGGGACGGTGGTATGCAGATTGGTGGCTCCAGCTGCGTCTCCTGCGGCCACTGCATCACCGTTTGCCCCTGCAATGCTTTGATGGAGAAATCCATGCTGAGCGAAGCGGGCTTTCTCAGCGGCATGCCGAAAGAATCTCTGAACAAGATGATCGATGTGGTCAAGGCCATTGAGCCGGAGATGGGCTACGGGGCCATTATGCAGGTCTCGCAGACCGAGGCGAAGATGCGCGAGGAGCGCATCAAGAAGACGAAGACGGTCTGCACCTACTGCGGCGTCGGCTGCAGCTATGATGTCTGGACCAAGGACCGCAAAATCCTCAAGATCGCTCCCCTACATGGCGACGCCAACCAGATTTCCACTTGCGTTAAGGGCAAGTTCGGTTGGGATTATGTGAACCATAAGGACCGCCTGCAAAAACCGCTTATCCGCGAAGGCCGTGGTTTTCGCGAGGCGAGCTGGGAAGAGGCGCTAAGTCTTGTGGCAACGAAGCTGGGCACGATCAAGCAGCAGTATGGCCCGGATTCGATTGCGATCATCGCCTCGTCAAAGACCACAAACGAAGAAGTCTATGTTATGCAGAAATTCGCTCGTGCCGTGCTGGGGACCAACAACGTCGATAACTGCTCGCGTTACTGCCAATCGCCCGCAACGACGGGGCTGTTTCGGACCGTCGGGTACGGGGGCGACTCGGGCGGGATCGAGAATATCGCGAGGTCCGGGCTGGTACTGATCGTTGGCAGCCAGACGGCAGATAGCCATCCGGTTCTTGCAACACGTGTCAAGCGGGCGCACAAGCTTCACGGTCAGAGGTTGATTGTTGCGGATCCGCGCGAGCACGAGATGACGCAGCGCGCGGATATCCACTTCCGCCCGCGTCCCGGCACGGACCTGGTGTGGATTTCGGCGATGAGCCGTTACATGCTCGACAACGGCCACGCCAAGCTCGATTTTCTGGACAACTGGGTGAATGGCCTCGACGAGTTTCGCAAGAGCCTCGAGCCGTTCACGATGGAATACGCGGCCAAGACCTGCGATGTGCCCCTGGAAACGCTGGAGCGGGTCGCCAAGGAACTGGCTGCGGCAAGAAGTATCGCGATCCTGTGGGCGATGGGAATTACCCAGCACACACGCGCCTCGGATGGATCGACGGCCCTCTCGAACCTGCTGTTGATCACCGGCAATTACATGCGCGACGAGGGCGGAGCGTATCCGCTGCGCGGCCATAACAATGTGCAGGGAGCAGGCGATATCGGCGCGGCGCCGGATGTGTATCCCGGCTACCAGAGTGTGACCGATCCGGAGATTCGCAAGAAGTTTGAAGAAGGTTGGGGCGTGGCCCTGGCGCCGGAACGGGGCATGGACAACCACGAGATGGTGGATGCGATGCACGAAGGCAAGCTGAGGGCGATGTACCTTGCGGGCGAGGACATGATCTCTGCTGATTCCAACGCGAACCATGTGGCCGGCGCCTTTGAAAAGCTGGATTTCTTTGTGGTTCAGGACATCTTCTTCAGCGAGACCTGCCGGTATGCCGACGTTATTCTGCCTGGTGCTCCGGCGCTGGAAAAAGAAGGTACGTTCAGCAGCACGGAGCGGCGTATCCAGAGGCTCTACCAGGCGCTGCCGGAGTTGGGCGACAGCCGCGCCGACTGGAAGATCACGCAGGATATTGCTAACCGCATGGGCGCTAACTGGAACTACCAGCATCCATCGGAGATCATGGCGGAGATGGCTTCTCTGACGCCTCTTTATGAGGGCGTCAGCTATGACAGGCTGGAAGGCTATAAGACGCTGCAGTGGCCCGTGGCGCCTGACGGCACGGACCAGCCTGTCCTCTATCTCAACGGTTTCCCATTCCCCGATAACAAGGCAAGGCTCTATCCGCTGGAGTTCCATGAGCCAGAGGAGGCGCCGGATCGCGATTTCGATCTTTTCCTGAACAATGGCCGCCTGTTAGAGCATTTCCACGAAGGCAACATGACGTACCGGGTTTCCGGTATTCAGGAGGAGACACCCGAGAGATACCTCGAGATCTCTGAAGAACTGGCGCACGAGCGCGACATTGAGTCCGGACGCTGGGTGCGCGTGACCAGCCGTCACGGCTCGCTGGTGATCAAGGCACTGGTGACCAACCGAGTCTTCGGTAAACAGGTTTACCTTCCGCATTTGTCGCAAGAGGGACCGATCAATATCCTGACCGGTTCGCATGCGGATGTCGCCACTAATACTCCGGCGTTCAAGGAGACGGCGGTCCGCATCAAGCTTCTACCGGAACAGGGCTCAAATCCGTTGAAACCGCTTAACCCCCGCTTCTCCGGCAAGCCGACTCCCCAAACGGGAGTGGAGGTAGAGCGTAAGTGGAGGCGTAAGGACTATTACATGCCGGGCACGGAAAAGCTAGTTCAAATTCAACCGCGGAAAGGCGGGTCATCCTATGACGGTCGCTGTTGA
- the moaA gene encoding GTP 3',8-cyclase MoaA, translating to MSILTSISSVEERAPLTRRRLIDKHGRTITDLRVSITDRCNYRCVYCRTGNQGAVYSELSIAEYLRMVRVFVELGIEKVRLTGGEPLLRKGLLELVYELRRLRTPVETASGRPLDLALTTNGHLLAELAQPLRDAGLNRVTVSMDAVVPDTFARITRVPGSFDRVVVGVRAAKQAGFDQIKVNCVLLRGFNDDQIVPFAKFSREEGVIVRFIEFMPLEEDRCWSLDTVLPLEEVKARLEAFRPLVQLPPNAASETAIRYTFDDGVGEIGIIAPVSQAFCGHCSRVRLTSDGKIRTCLFSQSDHDLYGVLQRGGSDAEMAAFIERTIQHKEARHHIGEPAFLKPSRSMVHIGG from the coding sequence ATGTCGATCCTTACCTCCATTTCGTCGGTTGAAGAGAGGGCGCCCCTGACGCGCCGGAGGCTCATCGATAAGCATGGCCGCACCATCACCGACCTGCGCGTTTCCATCACTGACCGCTGCAACTACCGGTGCGTCTACTGCCGCACGGGTAACCAAGGCGCAGTCTACTCCGAACTATCAATCGCGGAGTATCTGCGCATGGTACGTGTTTTCGTCGAGCTGGGAATCGAGAAGGTCCGGCTGACGGGCGGTGAGCCGTTGCTGCGCAAAGGACTGCTGGAGTTAGTGTATGAGCTGAGGCGATTACGGACGCCTGTCGAAACGGCGAGCGGGCGGCCTCTCGACCTGGCCTTAACCACCAACGGGCACCTCCTCGCGGAGCTGGCGCAGCCATTGCGCGATGCAGGACTGAACCGGGTCACGGTGAGCATGGACGCGGTGGTCCCTGACACATTCGCTCGCATCACGCGCGTGCCCGGCAGCTTCGACCGTGTGGTCGTCGGGGTTCGCGCCGCCAAGCAGGCCGGCTTCGACCAAATCAAGGTAAACTGCGTGCTGCTGCGCGGTTTCAACGACGACCAAATCGTTCCCTTCGCGAAGTTTTCCCGCGAGGAAGGCGTTATCGTCCGGTTCATCGAATTCATGCCGCTTGAAGAAGACCGCTGCTGGTCGCTGGACACCGTCCTTCCGCTCGAGGAAGTGAAGGCGCGGCTGGAAGCTTTCCGTCCACTGGTACAGTTGCCACCAAATGCCGCCAGTGAAACAGCCATACGATACACCTTCGATGACGGCGTCGGCGAAATCGGGATCATAGCACCAGTCTCGCAGGCCTTCTGCGGCCATTGCAGCCGCGTGCGGCTGACTTCTGACGGCAAAATCCGAACATGCCTCTTCTCGCAGTCCGACCATGACTTGTACGGAGTGTTGCAGCGTGGAGGCAGCGATGCGGAGATGGCAGCATTTATCGAGCGCACAATTCAGCATAAGGAAGCCCGCCACCACATCGGCGAACCCGCCTTCCTCAAGCCCTCTCGCAGCATGGTCCACATCGGCGGTTAA